CCGTTTCAGTTGCAACTATAAATTGAGTTGCAGAATCTTCTTGCACAAAATTTAATAACTTACTTGTTGATCCAATAAAGTCTGAGTGCATTAAAATAGGTTCTTCACATTCAGGATGTGAAATCAGTTTTGCCTTTGGATATTTTACTTTTAGATCTAAAATCTTTCTTTCACTAAATGTTTCGTGAACAATGCAGCTTCCATCCCACAAAAGCATTTCCCTTCCTGTTTTTTTGATAAGATATTTACCAAGATTTCTATCGGGTGAAAAAAGTATTTTTTGATCTTTTGGTATTTGATTAATAATTTTTTCTGCACTGCTTGATGTACAAATTATATCACTCAAAACTTTAACATCAGCGGAACAATTAATATATGTGATTGCAATATGATTGGGATGTTTTTTTCTGAAGGCTCCAAATTCATCGGCCGGACAACCTTCCGCAAGTGAACAACCTGCATCTAAATCTGGTAATAAAACTAATTTTTCAGGGTTTAATATCTTTGCAGTTTCAGCCATAAAATGAACACCTGCAAAAACAATAACATCCGCATTAGTCGATTTTGCTTTCTTTGCTAACTCTAAACTATCCCCAACAAAATCAGCAATATCTTGTATTTCAGATTCTTGATAATAGTGAGCAAGAATCACAGCATTCAACTTTTCTTTAAGCTTCAAAATCTCAGCCTTAAAATCGACATGATTACTAATAATATCCGTTTGCACAATATTCTCCATTCCTATTAAAAATTACCGAATGTAATTATTACAAAACCGCATTTTTTACCGTCAAAAATGATGTCAATGTTGTCTTTTTAGTCTAAATCCACGTGGCATTGAACTTGCTAAGTATTATCCGAAATAGTTTAAGCATAGCATCCCTCCAAAAATGACACACAAACTGTCAGGTTTCGCCCTCAAAACCTGACAGTTTTCCTCTTTTAAAGCGGAATTGAATTCAGATTAACGCTTTCATTTGTCCGATTGATTCAGTAACAAATGATTTTGCTGTTACCACATCAACGACAATTTTGCCAACATCTTCTATTAAAACAAAATTGATTTTGCCAAACAAACTCTTTTTATCATTGCTCATAGATTTAATGATTAAATCAGAATTAAGTGGCAGTAATTTCTTTGTTGGTTTAATGAACGAAAAATTATCAATAGTTTTTTTCAACTTTTCTGTGGATAAATATCCTACACTTTCGGAAAGAAATAAAGCACAATAAATTCCACCAATAACAGCCTCGCCATGTTTTAATTTATAATTTGACGCTACCTCAAAAGCATGGGCAAAAGTGTGTCCCAAATTTAAAATTTTACGTAATCCAGTTTTTTCCGTCTCATCATTTTCCACCACATTTGCTTTGATATTCAAGCAATCCAAAATGCATTTTTCAATATTGAATGCTTGATTCAAAAATAATTTTTGTAAACTTTTTTTTAATGATTTATAATTTTTATCATCTGCCAAAAAAGAGTATTTAAATATTTCGCCTGCACCGGAAAGTAATTCTCTTTTGGGAAGAGTTTTAAGGAACTCCGGATAGATTGCTACAATTTCAGGTTGATAAAAAGTACCAATCAGGTTTTTTTTTTGATTAAAATTAACACCTGTTTTACCACCAATCGAGCTGTCAACCATTGAAAGCAAAGTCGTTGGAATTTGAATAAATTTAATTCCACGCATGTATGTACTTGCAGCATAACCAGCAACATCACCAGTAATTCCTCCCCCAATAGCAACAATAATTGAATTTCTATCAAAGGAATTTACATTTAAATGTTTATATATATTTTCTACTTGATGTAAGCTTTTATTTTTTTCATTAGCTGTGAAAGAACAATTAAAAACTTTACTGTTCATCAAGGCAAAAGTTTTTCGGATAAGCATTGAATGATGTTTTAAAACATTCTTATCGATAATCAGCAAACACTTTGAAATTGGTGATTTATTTATCACTTCAATTACTTTATCCAAAGAATCATTACCAATAAGTACAGGATAACTATTATTGGACAATTTAACTTTTATCGTTTTTGCCATAAAAATCTTTTTTTATTATGTGGGATATTTTGTCAACAGTACTTCCGACCATGCAATTATCGGTATTTATTTTAACATCAGCCTGATTATAATATTTTATCCGATTTTGAAGGAGCGAATTTATTTTTTCTAAAAATTCAACCTTGTTTGGTTCCTCGTCCCCATCAAAAAGCAAAGCAGGCCTATCACGTTTAAATCTTAATCTTTTATAAGTTTCTTCAAGTGATGATTCCAGATATATTAAGTATCCAGATGATTTAATTATCTTAAGATTTATGTCACTCGCAATTGTTCCGCCACCTAAAGCAATGATATAATTTTCCAACTCAGTTGTTTTTCTAAGAATTTCTGTTTCTAAGTTTCTAAAATACTCTTCTCCTTCATTTTCAAAAATTTTTTTAATTGACTTTCCTGTCTTTTTCTCTACTAATTTATCCAGATCAAAAAAATTCCATCCAAGCGTGTTGGCAAGAATTGGCCCAATGGTACTTTTACCTGAAGCCATAAAACCGGTTAGATAAACTATTTTTTTATTCATTTTAATCAGGAAATAAATTTGTGTGAGTAATTTAAGAAATTGATTGAGAAAAACTGAATTGTATAAAAAAGAAAACCCCCAATTACATTATTACGGAGTAATTGGGGGTTATCAAAATTGGAATAAAATTACTGACCGAAAAACATATATCTATTATCTACTATGTCAGCGGTTTCTTTTATTTCAGTTACCCATTGATTTAAAAACCGGCTTCTTTTTTCTTGCAGCATTGTACTGCGTAATGTTGTATTTTGTGAGGAATAAAGAGCCTGATCAAATGGCGTTCTATTCGTAACTTTTATAAGATAATATCCTCTCAATCCTTTAACCGGTTCAGCAACTTTATTTAATTCTGAATTCATTGCAGTGTTAAGGAACGAATTATCTCTACCAATATTTGGAATTGCACCTTGAGGTGTAAAACTTCCTGTTTGTTTTACAGTAAAATTTGTATCGATGGAATAAGCTTTACTTAAGTCTCCATTTATTTTTTTGTAAAGATTATCAGCAATGGTTTTTATCTTTTCAAATTTCTTTTCTCTGATAACTGCAGGTTTTAGTTGTTCTTTTAATTCTTCAAAAGGTCTAAATTTTTCGTTATCTACTTCAGTAATCTTAACCACCACATAACCGGATGGTACTTTGAAAGGATCACTAACTGTGTTTAATGAATTTTCAAATGAAAATTTAACTAATCTTTTATTTGCACCAATTGAAGGAACAGAACCAGATTGTTCAGGGAACAATGGGGTTTCTTGAACATTATAGTTTCCCAATTTTGCTTCAGACTCAAAATCATTTTTCTTTGCAAGAAAAGCAAAATCACCAGCCGCAGTAAAATTTCTATCCCTGCTTGATGCGGATTGCTTAACCTGATTTATAATTTTTTCAACAATATATTTTCTGTCTGATCTATCAGTTACCTTTATTATGTGATAACCATAATTAGTTTTTACAGGTTTCTGAACTTCTCCAACTTTTCCACTAAACGATGCGTCTTCAAACTCTTTAACCATCATTCCTTTACCAAAATATCCTAAATCTCCTCCTTTTACTGCACTTCCGGGATCTTTAGAAAACTCTTTTGCAAGAGCGGAAAAATTTGCACCGGCAACCAATTGGTTATAAAGTTTATTTGCTTCTTCTAAATTCTTTTCTTCACTTCCAAATTGATTGATTAAAATATGTGAAGCTTTAACATATACTTCACCAGTCGGCACTGATCCATTATATCTAAAAAGTGAATATCCTTGTGGCGTTGCAAAAGGTCCAACCACATCACCAACAGAGGCATTTTTAAATGCACTAACAACTTCTCCGGTTAAGGTAGAAACAGAAACAGTGTCTTTTGAATATGGGAATTCGGAATAGATGCCAACAAGTTGTGTAAAACCCAATGTATCACTAGCCAAAGTTTTTTTAACATTAACTAAATTATTAAAAACCATTTGTGAATCTTCTGCAGAAGCAACATTTGAAAACATTACAAATTTTAGTTTTCTCTGCGGAGGAACTTTATAGTTGTTTATGTTTTTATCATAATAAGCTTTTAAATCTTCATCAGTTACTTTAACATCGGCATCTTTAACAAGGTTGATATCAACTAAAGTATAATCAGCCTCTATTTTCATATTCTGTTCGTTAAATTTCCTTTTAACTTCATCTTCACCCACAGTAACAGAAGCTAAGATCATACTCTGAAGTTTTTGGGTTAATCTTGATTGCCTTACCAACTCTTCTGCCTGCACTAATGCAGCTTTATTTTGCGGATCAAAGATTGCTTGATCATAAAGTTGCTTGTTAAAATTGCCAAGTGAATCAATAAAATTCTGTTTCAGAAAATCTGGTGGATTATTACCTAAAATTATATCCTTAATTTCCTGATCAGGAACTGTTATTCCGTACTTTTTAATTAACTGAGCAAATAATTTTTGAGTAACAACCGCGTCCCAAACTTGCTCTCTAATCTGATCAATTTGAGCTTCTTCAAGATCTTTACCAGTTTGTCTTTTTTGATTTTCGATTTGCTGATCTAAAGCAGTTTGAAATTCTTGGTAAGTGATATTTTCACCATTAACGACACCGATATTATTAGTTCTACCGCCGCCGAGTGCTTCTAAAACATTAGAATCAGAAATTACCATAAACAGTACGAATAAACCGCCAACTGTTAGGATAAAAGCAGGAGCTAAACTCCTCATTTTGGCCATCATAGCCATAATATGTATATCTCCGTATTAATTAACTTTGAAAAATTAAGACGCTTAAAATAGATACTTGAGTTATAAAAAACAATTAAAAACCCTCATAATAAACATCAAACAAGGGTTTACGGTTAATTTGTTAATTAAAGTTTAAAGTTATAATATGAACAAAGTTGACTTTGAGACACTATGAGGGTATTTTTTGATGATTTTATTTTAAAAGAGAGGTAATATTTTGTTAAACAATACAGAGTTCCTTGCGAACGTGCCCATTTTTTCTGATCTGGATTCCGAAACATTACAAAAAATTGCAAAATCAGGAGTGGTTCAATCCTACAAAAAGAACACGGTAATACTTTCTGAGGAAGATACAGGGTCTGCTTTATTTGTTATTACTGAAGGAAAAGTTAAAATTTCACGATCAAGCAACGATGAAAAAGAAGTTATCCTTGCAATTTTAATTGAATCGGATTTCTTTGGTGAGATGTCACTTCTTGATGGTATGGCAAGATCTGCAACGGTAACGGCTGTTGAAGACTCAAAACTATTTATAATTCAAAGAACTGAGTTTTTAGATCTACTCTCTAAATTTCCTGATGTCTCTGTTGCGTTGTTAACAGAACTAACTAAAAGATTAAGAAGTGCAACAATGAAGATTAAAGCACTATCCTTAAAAGATGCTGAAGGAAAAGTAGCAACTGTACTGCTTCAGCTTGCTGATGATGTTGGAAAAATCCGCCAGGGAATTGTTGAAATTGATCATTTACCTTTCCAGCAGGAATTAGCTAATATGGCTGGAACTTCCAGAGAAACTATTTCTCGTACTTTGCATTCATTTGCAAAAAAAGGTTTAGTCGAGTTAGATGGATCTAAACTTAGAATAACTGATTATGAAAAATTTAAAGAAATGTTTAATTGATTTATGGATGGGAAAATTGATCTACATACACACACTTATTTTTCGGATGGACAGCATTCCCCTGAAGAACTAATCATAAAAGCTAAAGAATCCGGAATTGAAATTATCTCAATTACTGATCACGATACTGTTGATGGAATTGTTGAAGCTGTTGAGGCTGGCAAAAAATATGGTGTTGAGGTCATTCCTGGTTTAGAAATAAGCTCTGATATTAGAGATCGTGAAGTTCATTTACTTGCCTATTTCTTTAATCCTTTAAATAAAGAGTTGGAACAATATCTGAAATTTTTTAGAGCGGAAAGAATTAAGAGGGCTATCACAATAATCGAAAAACTTAAAGAATTGGGACTAATTATTGAATTAGATGAAGTGATGGAACTTGCACGTAATTCAGCCGTCGGAAGACCTCACATCGCTAAAGTTTTAGTAAAGAGAGGATTGGTTTCAAATTATTTTGAGGCTTTCAGTAAGTATATTGGAAATGGATGCCCTGCTTATGAACGAAAAGTACACGTTTCCCCAAGAAGCGCTTTTAAGATCATCAACGATGCAGGCGGTTTATCTTTTATTGCTCATCCGGGACACTTGCCTGATGTAATAATGGTTGAATTAATTGAAGCCGGATTAGATGGAATTGAAGTAGTTCATCCTTCTCACTTACCACATCAAGTAAAACATTACCGAGGAATTGTGAATGAATACTTTTTACTTGAGAGCGGCGGATCCGATTTTCATGGTGGTGAACGAAATGATTATACTAATCTGGGCAAATACTCAGTTTCATTTTCTAAAATAGAAGCAATGAGAAAGCAAATATTAAGGAATACAGCATAATGACAAAAGTGATTGAAGGAAAACTAATAGGTAATGGAAAAAAGTTTGCAATTATCTTTAGTCGGTTTAATGAATTTATCGGTGAGAGTTTACTCAAATCAGCAAGCGATTGTTTAATAAAACATGGTGTAAATGAAAACGGTATTGATATTATAAAAGTACCCGGAGCGTTTGAAATACCTGCAGCTGCTGATAGATTAGCTTCCAAAAAAAAATATGATGCAATAATCTGTTTGGGTGTAATTATCAAAGGCGCTACTCCACATTTTGATTTTGTAGCCTCAGCCGCCAGCAATGGAATTTCACAAGTGTCTTTAAAATACTCTTTACCGGTAATTTTTGGCGTATTAACCACAGACACAATTGAACAAGCTATAGAAAGATCAGGAACAAAAGCAGGTAATAAAGGATGGGATTCAGCTCTAACTGCACTCGAGATGGCAGATTTGTTTAAATTGATATAGGCTAATTTTGCTACTTTTATTATAAATAATTTATTCTATTTTTATCCCAACAATTGAGAAGATATCGATATAATATTTACAGCTATTAATTATTTAGGATTTCAAATGAAAAATATCATATCTCTCAGTATTGTATTATTTTTTTCAATCACATTATTTCCACAGCAACAATCCAACTGGCAAAATTATGTTGATTTGAAATCAGCTAATGATATCGCCGCAACATCAAATGGTATTTGGGCTGCAGCTAAAGGTGGTGCATATTTTTTTAATAGTTCTGATAACACCTTCAAAACTTATAGCAAGTCTGCTGGATTAAATGGGACAGAACCTACGGCAATTGCCATTGATACCTACAATAAAGTTTGGTTTGGAAGTGCAAATGGTCTCATAGATGTGTTCGACCCTCAGACAAATTCATTTCATTCAATTCTTGATATCTTTAATTCAGACAAAACAACAAAGAAAATAAATAACATTTCCATTTCTGGTGATTCAATATATGTTGCAACCGATTTTGGAATTACTTTAATTGATTCTAAAAATTATATCTTTTACGATACCTACTTTAAGTTCGGAACATTCACATCTAACATTAAAGTTAATAATGTCTTATACTCTAATTTAATCTATGCTT
The window above is part of the Ignavibacteriales bacterium genome. Proteins encoded here:
- a CDS encoding PHP domain-containing protein yields the protein MDGKIDLHTHTYFSDGQHSPEELIIKAKESGIEIISITDHDTVDGIVEAVEAGKKYGVEVIPGLEISSDIRDREVHLLAYFFNPLNKELEQYLKFFRAERIKRAITIIEKLKELGLIIELDEVMELARNSAVGRPHIAKVLVKRGLVSNYFEAFSKYIGNGCPAYERKVHVSPRSAFKIINDAGGLSFIAHPGHLPDVIMVELIEAGLDGIEVVHPSHLPHQVKHYRGIVNEYFLLESGGSDFHGGERNDYTNLGKYSVSFSKIEAMRKQILRNTA
- the aroB gene encoding 3-dehydroquinate synthase; protein product: MAKTIKVKLSNNSYPVLIGNDSLDKVIEVINKSPISKCLLIIDKNVLKHHSMLIRKTFALMNSKVFNCSFTANEKNKSLHQVENIYKHLNVNSFDRNSIIVAIGGGITGDVAGYAASTYMRGIKFIQIPTTLLSMVDSSIGGKTGVNFNQKKNLIGTFYQPEIVAIYPEFLKTLPKRELLSGAGEIFKYSFLADDKNYKSLKKSLQKLFLNQAFNIEKCILDCLNIKANVVENDETEKTGLRKILNLGHTFAHAFEVASNYKLKHGEAVIGGIYCALFLSESVGYLSTEKLKKTIDNFSFIKPTKKLLPLNSDLIIKSMSNDKKSLFGKINFVLIEDVGKIVVDVVTAKSFVTESIGQMKALI
- a CDS encoding shikimate kinase, coding for MNKKIVYLTGFMASGKSTIGPILANTLGWNFFDLDKLVEKKTGKSIKKIFENEGEEYFRNLETEILRKTTELENYIIALGGGTIASDINLKIIKSSGYLIYLESSLEETYKRLRFKRDRPALLFDGDEEPNKVEFLEKINSLLQNRIKYYNQADVKINTDNCMVGSTVDKISHIIKKDFYGKNDKS
- a CDS encoding peptidylprolyl isomerase; amino-acid sequence: MAMMAKMRSLAPAFILTVGGLFVLFMVISDSNVLEALGGGRTNNIGVVNGENITYQEFQTALDQQIENQKRQTGKDLEEAQIDQIREQVWDAVVTQKLFAQLIKKYGITVPDQEIKDIILGNNPPDFLKQNFIDSLGNFNKQLYDQAIFDPQNKAALVQAEELVRQSRLTQKLQSMILASVTVGEDEVKRKFNEQNMKIEADYTLVDINLVKDADVKVTDEDLKAYYDKNINNYKVPPQRKLKFVMFSNVASAEDSQMVFNNLVNVKKTLASDTLGFTQLVGIYSEFPYSKDTVSVSTLTGEVVSAFKNASVGDVVGPFATPQGYSLFRYNGSVPTGEVYVKASHILINQFGSEEKNLEEANKLYNQLVAGANFSALAKEFSKDPGSAVKGGDLGYFGKGMMVKEFEDASFSGKVGEVQKPVKTNYGYHIIKVTDRSDRKYIVEKIINQVKQSASSRDRNFTAAGDFAFLAKKNDFESEAKLGNYNVQETPLFPEQSGSVPSIGANKRLVKFSFENSLNTVSDPFKVPSGYVVVKITEVDNEKFRPFEELKEQLKPAVIREKKFEKIKTIADNLYKKINGDLSKAYSIDTNFTVKQTGSFTPQGAIPNIGRDNSFLNTAMNSELNKVAEPVKGLRGYYLIKVTNRTPFDQALYSSQNTTLRSTMLQEKRSRFLNQWVTEIKETADIVDNRYMFFGQ
- a CDS encoding Crp/Fnr family transcriptional regulator; translated protein: MLLNNTEFLANVPIFSDLDSETLQKIAKSGVVQSYKKNTVILSEEDTGSALFVITEGKVKISRSSNDEKEVILAILIESDFFGEMSLLDGMARSATVTAVEDSKLFIIQRTEFLDLLSKFPDVSVALLTELTKRLRSATMKIKALSLKDAEGKVATVLLQLADDVGKIRQGIVEIDHLPFQQELANMAGTSRETISRTLHSFAKKGLVELDGSKLRITDYEKFKEMFN
- a CDS encoding 6,7-dimethyl-8-ribityllumazine synthase, which codes for MTKVIEGKLIGNGKKFAIIFSRFNEFIGESLLKSASDCLIKHGVNENGIDIIKVPGAFEIPAAADRLASKKKYDAIICLGVIIKGATPHFDFVASAASNGISQVSLKYSLPVIFGVLTTDTIEQAIERSGTKAGNKGWDSALTALEMADLFKLI
- the nadA gene encoding quinolinate synthase NadA, which translates into the protein MENIVQTDIISNHVDFKAEILKLKEKLNAVILAHYYQESEIQDIADFVGDSLELAKKAKSTNADVIVFAGVHFMAETAKILNPEKLVLLPDLDAGCSLAEGCPADEFGAFRKKHPNHIAITYINCSADVKVLSDIICTSSSAEKIINQIPKDQKILFSPDRNLGKYLIKKTGREMLLWDGSCIVHETFSERKILDLKVKYPKAKLISHPECEEPILMHSDFIGSTSKLLNFVQEDSATQFIVATETGIIHQMKKAAPFKEYIPAPPEDDNCSCNDCPHMKLNTLEKLYLCMKNGFPEIKMDEEIRKKALFPIEKMLAMS